In a single window of the Neoarius graeffei isolate fNeoGra1 chromosome 28, fNeoGra1.pri, whole genome shotgun sequence genome:
- the hexb gene encoding beta-hexosaminidase subunit beta isoform X3 yields MCAVTRLIFVCLFLTVTVCNGWLFEYFGEKYQETDDVSLWPLPQKYQTSPTTFKLSGSSFQIVHAKDSSAGPSCSLLQNAFRRYFNYIFDYVKKLEKNQDKVFDSELTELQVQITSTDPECDGYPSLKTDESYQLSVDQPTALLKASNVWGALRGLETFSQLVYEDNYGAITINKTDVSDFPRFAHRGILLDTSRHFLPLKVILANLEAMAINKFNVFHWHVVDDHSFPFLSRTFPDLSQRGSYHPYTHVYTPADVKMVIEFARMRGIRVVAEFDTPGHTQSWGKGQAGLLTPCYSGSTPSGTFGPVNPILNSTYDFMTRFFEEISTVFPDAYVHLGGDEVDFSCWKSNPDIQKFMEQQGFGQDYSKLESYYIQKLLDIVKATNKGYMVWQEVFDNGVKLKADTVVEVWMNNKVEQELLNVTGAGFNTILSAPWYLDYISYGQDWQKYYKVEPLSFAAESRHADSRVEGEAGLQP; encoded by the exons ATGTGTGCAGTAACTCGGTTAatctttgtttgtctgtttttaacAGTTACCGTTTGTAACGGTTGGCTGTTTGAATACTTTGGTGAGAAATATCAGGAGACAGATGATGTTTCGCTTTGGCCGCTACCACAGAAATATCAGACGAGCCCAACTACATTcaaactcagcggttccagttttcAAATCGTTCATGCCAAAGATTCGTCCGCAGGGCCGAGCTGCAGCCTGCTCCAAAACGCCTTCCGCAG ATATTTTAATTACATCTTTGACTATGTGAAGAAGCTTGAGAAGAACCAAGATAAAGTGTTTGATTCCGAGCTGACTGAGCTTCAGGTGCAGATCACATCCACTGACCCGGAGTGTGACGGTTATCCGAGTCTAAAAACAGATGAATCCT ATCAGCTGTCAGTGGACCAACCCACAGCTCTTCTTAAGGCCTCAAATGTATGGGGAGCATTGAGAG GACTTGAGACCTTCAGCCAGCTGGTGTATGAAGATAATTATGGAGCT ATTACAATCAATAAGACGGACGTATCTGACTTTCCTCGCTTTGCTCATCGAGGCATCTTGCTGGACACATCTCGTCACTTTCTGCCACTCAAAGTCATACTGGCTAATTTG GAAGCCATGGCAATAAACAAGTTTAATGTTTTCCACTGGCACGTTGTGGACGATCACTCCTTCCCCTTCTTAAGTCGGACTTTCCCTGACCTCAGTCAACGT GGATCTTATCACCCGTACACCCACGTGTACACACCGGCTGATGTGAAAATGGTGATTGAGTTTGCTCGTATGCGAGGCATTAGAGTTGTTGCTGAGTTTGACACTCCAGGCCACACGCAATCATGGGGAAAAG GTCAGGCTGGTCTTTTGACCCCATGCTACTCGGGCAGCACTCCATCAGGTACCTTTGGTCCTGTAAATCCCATCCTCAACTCCACGTACGACTTTATGACCCGCTTTTTTGAAGAAATCAGCACTGTTTTCCCTGATGCCTACGTCCACCTTGGGGGAGACGAGGTCGATTTCTCCTGCTG GAAGTCAAATCCTGACATTCAGAAATTTATGGAGCAGCAGGGCTTTGGTCAAGACTACAGCAAACTGGAGTCCTATTATATTCAGAA GCTCCTTGACATTGTAAAAGCCACCAATAAGGGCTACATGGTATGGCAGGAGGTTTTTGACAATGGCGTTAAG CTGAAAGCTGACACAGTGGTGGAAGTTTGGATGAACAACAAAGTGGAACAGGAGCTTCTGAATGTGACTGGAGCGGGTTTCAACACAATTCTATCTGCCCCCTGGTACCTGGACTACATTAGTTATGGGCAAGACTGGCAGAAGTACTACAAGGTTGAGCCGCTTAGTTTTGCTG